Below is a window of Sporosarcina ureae DNA.
GCACTGGTCATTCCCGAAATACGGTTTCCGAGGTAGTTCAGCGTGCCAAGAAACACGGCTTAGAAAGTTTGAACGGCACGACGACCAACCGATGGTTGGAGGAGCTTCTCTTTCCTGAGAAGCAGGCAAGTGAAAAGGGATACTTCCCTGTCGAGTGGGAGAAGGTGCATAAAGAGTTGCAAAAAAAGAATGTCACTCTAGCTTTATTGCATTATGAGTATGCGGTAGGAGCACGTGAAGGTGGGAAAATACCTTATGCGTACAGAACATTCTGCGAAAAGTATGGGAAATACGCAAGAAAGTATAAATTGACCATGCCTATTCGCCGAAAGCCAGGTGAAATCATGGAAGTGGATTGGGCAGGCTCGACCCTGCATGTAACCGATCGGTTCACCGGGGAACGCATTCCTGCGTATATCTTTATCGCGACCTTGCCTTACAGTCAATTCAGCTATGTAGAGGCATTTCTGGATATGAAGTCGCCCAATTGGTTGTCTGCTCATATTAGAGCGTATGAGTATTTTGATGGGGTGCCGGAAACTTTGGTACCTGACAATCTAAAAACAGGAGTGATTAAAGCTCAACGAATAGAGCCTCTCCTCAATGAAGCCTATCGCGAATTGGCAGATTACTATCGGACCATCATTGTGCCCAGTCGAGTTCGAAAACCAAAAGACAAGGCCAGTGTGGAAGGAACAGTAGGATTCATCTCACGCCAAATTATTGCATCTTTACGAAACTATCAATGTTTTCATTTGGAAGATCTTAATAAGCGGATCCATGAAAAACTAGAAGAAATCAACGAAATCGATTTTCAGAAGCGTCCTGGATCACGAAAAAAGATATTTGAGGAAGAGGAGAAATCTCACCTTCAACCACTTCCTCCAAACCGTTACAAACTAGCAGAATGGAAAACAGCTAAGGTTCAACTGAACTACCACATCCAAGTTGATCGCATGTATTATTCCGTTCCGTATGAGTATGTCCGTGAACAGGTCGATGTTCGGTTATCCGCGGATCTACTTGAAGTGTACTTTAAGGAAGTACGAATTGCATCTCACAAACGGTTATGTGGTGAAGTGGGACAGTTTTCGACAAACACAGACCATATGCCAGATAATCACCGAGCATACCTAGAGCATACACCGGAAAATAATCAGAAATGGGCAGAGTCCATCGGACCTTTTATGGAACGATTGGTCGCTTACATTTTAAAGCATAATCCAGAAAAGAAAGCACTCACTATCCTCAGCTCGTTACGAAATGTTTCCACCAAGCATACAAAGGAAGAGCTAGAAGCGGCAATCCAAACATTACTGGAAATTTCCACTAATCCGACCATACCTGTGTTAAAAGGGATTTTGGATAGGCGAAATAAACGCAAGCCAAAAGACCATAACCCGATTAATCGACATGAAAACCACGGCTTTACCCGTGGAGCTAAATACTTTGGAGGGGAAAGCAAATGATGAACCAAGAAACATTACGTAAATTAACTGAGATGAAAATGATAGCCATGGTAGAACTATATCAACAACAGAGCCAGAACAAAGATTATCAAGCAATGGATTTTGATGATCGTTTCAACCTGTTGGTTGACTATGAATACGACCGTCGAAAATCTAACCGATTGGAACGATTGATTAAACAGGCAACTTTTGAAAATCCAACAGCAGCCATTGAAGATATTGAATACCATCCAGATCGCCGACTAGATAAGAGTCTTATCTTAGAATTAGCTACAGGGAATTATCTACAAAATCATCACAACATTATTTTAATGGGCGCATCAGGTAATGGGAAAACCTGGATAGCCAATGCGTTTGGTATCCATGCCTGTCGCCAATTTTATAAAGTAAAGTATATCCGATTGCCAGAATTATTGGATGAATTAGCTGTAGCGAAATATGAAGCTGATGGTAGTTTCCGTAAAGTTATTCAAAAATACAAGAAAATTGATCTCTTGATTTTAGATGAATGGTTACTGACAGAGCTTTCTGAAGAGCAAGCCCTTCACGTCTTAGAAATCATTGAATCAAGATTAAAGCGTACATCCACGATATTCTGTTCTCAGTTCTCACCTGAGGGATGGCACTCTAAGTTAGGACAGGCGCAGATAGCAGACGCAATTCTCGATCGCATTGTGCATGATTCCTATAAAATTCTGGTTGATGGGGAAATCTCGATGAGAGAACGTCATGGTTTGGGGGTTAGAGTATGATTCCGGAGGAAGTAGAAAATCGCATCGCTACTTATTTTTTCCACAGATATTTGCCTGATGAAATTATGGAAAAAGTGGAAGTTGGTCTACTAACTCGTTGTATCGATGTGGAGAAAGAAGAAATAGATATGGATGAACGTAAGCGTCAAATAGTGAACACATATTAATAGAAGAAGATTCGTGAGATACTCCTCCCATAGAACACATTTTGGGAGGTATTTATTTGAAAAGAAAAGAGAAAGAAGCATACTGGTCTGCGAAGATCGATGAATATCAAAACAGTGGACTAGCGCTTTCTGAATGGTGTGAAACTGCAGAGGTTGCCGTGCACAATATGAAGTATTGGCTAAGGAAGCAGTCACCAGTTAATCATACCGCACGTCAGGAGACCAGTTGGGTCTCCTGTGTAGTGGAAGAATCGATAGAGAACTCGATTTCCTTGAAAGTAAATCATGTGGATATCGAGGTGACAAGTGGCTATGATGAAACTCTGTTACTTCAAGTGATCCGGACGCTACGTCAGATATGATGAATGATCGCGCCGTTGGGCGCGTCTATCTGGCTGCTGGTCCGACAGATCTTCGGAAGTCGATTGACGGACTAGCTGTCATTGTCCAAGAGCTGTTCCAACTTGATCCTTTCTCCAAAGCACTTTTTGTCTTCTGTAATCGGAAGAGAGATAAACTCAAGATTCTATTCTGGGATCACAATGGATTCTGGCTCTATTACCGAAGACTCGAGAAAGGGCTGTTCGATTGGCCGGATCTTGAGTCTGTTCAACCACTTTCCATTTCGAGCCGACAGTTGAACTGGCTCCTGGATGGGTTACCGTTGAACCAACGTGACGCACACCCTTCAGTCTCGGCGAAAAAAGTAATTTGAGTCTACTCCTTGGAATAATTTTATGCTATTATTGTTCCTATGAGAAAACCAGACAAGAAAACCCAACTTACAATTGAAGAGCTCGAGAAGAAGAACGAACAACTCGAGCAAGAGAAGAAAAAGCTTGAGGCTCAGATGGAATGGTACAAGCAACAGTTCACTCTACTCCAACAGAAACGCTTCGGAACTTCTAGTGAGAAGACGAACAAGGACCAGTTTGAATTACCGTTGTTCAATGAGGCAGAAGTTTCTTCAGCGATCCTTCTTGTAGAGCCTACGCTTGAGACGATAAACTATACACGCAAGAAGAGAATCGGACGTGCAGATAAGTTGAAAGACCTGCCGGTCGAGACGATTCACTATGACCTCTCTGATTCGGAGAAGGTCTGTTTAGAATGCGATCATTCCATGCACGAGATGAGCACACAGATACGCAAAGAACTGAAGATCATCCCGGCGCAAGTAACAGTTGTCGAACATGTACAGCATATCTACAGTTGCCGTCATTGTGAAGAACATGCGATCAAAACACCTATTAAGAAAGCTGAGATGCCGAACCCGGTGATCCCGAAGGGATTAGCGTCTCCATCTGCCATTGCATACGTGATGACGCAGAAGTTTGCTGATGGGCTTCCTCTTTATCGACAAGAGAAACAACTCGAACGGATGGGCATTCCATTGAATCGACAGACGCTATCGAACTGGATGCTTTCGAGTACGACGCGATGGCTCAAGCCGTTCTATGATGAACTCTATCGTCGTCTTCGTGAGGAAAAGGTTCTCCATGCGGACGAAACTGTCCTGCAAGTTCTCGACGAACCAGGGAAAAGGGCGGAATCAAAATCCTATATGTGGCTTTATCGGACAGGTAGAGACTCTAAGACACCGATCGTACTCTTTGATTATCAAGCAAGTCGTGCCAAAGAGAATCC
It encodes the following:
- the tnpC gene encoding IS66 family transposase, yielding MRKPDKKTQLTIEELEKKNEQLEQEKKKLEAQMEWYKQQFTLLQQKRFGTSSEKTNKDQFELPLFNEAEVSSAILLVEPTLETINYTRKKRIGRADKLKDLPVETIHYDLSDSEKVCLECDHSMHEMSTQIRKELKIIPAQVTVVEHVQHIYSCRHCEEHAIKTPIKKAEMPNPVIPKGLASPSAIAYVMTQKFADGLPLYRQEKQLERMGIPLNRQTLSNWMLSSTTRWLKPFYDELYRRLREEKVLHADETVLQVLDEPGKRAESKSYMWLYRTGRDSKTPIVLFDYQASRAKENPQNFLKGYQGYLHVDGYAAYESIQNVELAGCWAHARRKFDEALKALKGAPAGAGRTTVAKKGLDFCNRLFAIERKTKDKMPEERLEIRKYDSQPVLDDFLVWLKEQKEKVAPKTATGTAISYTLKQWPKLITFMKDGRIEIDNNRAERSIKPFVIGRKNWLFAVSTRGATSSAIAYSLVETAKENGINPFFYLQFLFEELPQRNLEKIEEFEDLMPWSKTLPKNCYIQSKK
- the istA gene encoding IS21 family transposase, translating into MVNCRKILELYFDGISQRTISSSTGHSRNTVSEVVQRAKKHGLESLNGTTTNRWLEELLFPEKQASEKGYFPVEWEKVHKELQKKNVTLALLHYEYAVGAREGGKIPYAYRTFCEKYGKYARKYKLTMPIRRKPGEIMEVDWAGSTLHVTDRFTGERIPAYIFIATLPYSQFSYVEAFLDMKSPNWLSAHIRAYEYFDGVPETLVPDNLKTGVIKAQRIEPLLNEAYRELADYYRTIIVPSRVRKPKDKASVEGTVGFISRQIIASLRNYQCFHLEDLNKRIHEKLEEINEIDFQKRPGSRKKIFEEEEKSHLQPLPPNRYKLAEWKTAKVQLNYHIQVDRMYYSVPYEYVREQVDVRLSADLLEVYFKEVRIASHKRLCGEVGQFSTNTDHMPDNHRAYLEHTPENNQKWAESIGPFMERLVAYILKHNPEKKALTILSSLRNVSTKHTKEELEAAIQTLLEISTNPTIPVLKGILDRRNKRKPKDHNPINRHENHGFTRGAKYFGGESK
- the tnpB gene encoding IS66 family insertion sequence element accessory protein TnpB (TnpB, as the term is used for proteins encoded by IS66 family insertion elements, is considered an accessory protein, since TnpC, encoded by a neighboring gene, is a DDE family transposase.) yields the protein MMNDRAVGRVYLAAGPTDLRKSIDGLAVIVQELFQLDPFSKALFVFCNRKRDKLKILFWDHNGFWLYYRRLEKGLFDWPDLESVQPLSISSRQLNWLLDGLPLNQRDAHPSVSAKKVI
- the istB gene encoding IS21-like element helper ATPase IstB; its protein translation is MMNQETLRKLTEMKMIAMVELYQQQSQNKDYQAMDFDDRFNLLVDYEYDRRKSNRLERLIKQATFENPTAAIEDIEYHPDRRLDKSLILELATGNYLQNHHNIILMGASGNGKTWIANAFGIHACRQFYKVKYIRLPELLDELAVAKYEADGSFRKVIQKYKKIDLLILDEWLLTELSEEQALHVLEIIESRLKRTSTIFCSQFSPEGWHSKLGQAQIADAILDRIVHDSYKILVDGEISMRERHGLGVRV
- the tnpA gene encoding IS66 family insertion sequence element accessory protein TnpA, giving the protein MKRKEKEAYWSAKIDEYQNSGLALSEWCETAEVAVHNMKYWLRKQSPVNHTARQETSWVSCVVEESIENSISLKVNHVDIEVTSGYDETLLLQVIRTLRQI